The following proteins are co-located in the Sebaldella sp. S0638 genome:
- a CDS encoding YiiD C-terminal domain-containing protein — protein sequence MNKNEFEQFLHNQIPVTKAMEFSVKEFTKLKVEISAKLEPNKNHQSTAFGGSISCLMTVAGWALTFANIKEVDPNAHIVISKSNIKYLKPIKKDFTAECTLTNEDDKINFLKMYNENHKGKLSVKVYCYEDDILAAEFEGQYVAFNNN from the coding sequence ATGAACAAAAATGAATTTGAACAATTTCTCCATAATCAAATACCAGTCACAAAAGCCATGGAATTCAGTGTCAAAGAATTCACAAAATTGAAGGTCGAAATCTCTGCGAAATTAGAGCCAAATAAAAATCACCAGTCTACAGCATTCGGCGGAAGCATAAGCTGTCTCATGACTGTAGCAGGCTGGGCATTAACATTCGCAAATATCAAAGAAGTAGACCCCAATGCCCACATTGTGATTTCCAAAAGCAACATAAAATATTTAAAGCCGATAAAAAAGGATTTCACAGCAGAATGCACATTAACAAATGAAGATGATAAAATAAATTTTCTGAAAATGTATAATGAAAACCATAAAGGAAAATTATCTGTAAAAGTATATTGCTACGAAGACGATATTTTGGCAGCTGAATTTGAAGGGCAGTATGTTGCGTTTAATAACAACTAG